One Synechocystis sp. LKSZ1 genomic window, TAGGAATCACTAAACCTCCGATAAATCCCGGTAAACTTAACAGAATGATTAAGGAAAATCCTAGATATTGACCAATAATTAATTGATGAATGTGTAACTTGGGATTGGCTTTAACCTGGCTAAAGAGAAACATCAAAATTAGGATATCATCGATATTGGTTGCCGCAAAGGAAGAAATCGCTGTCAAGGTAATCTGTAGCAACCAATCCATAGTCAATGGGCCATCAATCCTAAGGGGTTAAAATTTATTCCTTCTTACTGGCTAAAATAGGAACTTCAGAAGACCGTAGTAAGCTTAGTAGGCCACAACCACCGACGATTAAGGTTAAGACCGTCAAGCCTCGATTTTCGAGGGTATGGCTGTCAATGAGGATTAAAATCCCCAAGGCAATGAGTACGAAAGGAACCAGTAAATTGCCATAGCGGGTTAAATTTTCCGCCAAGACTTTAATTTTGGTGAGTTGGTAGGCGGCATAACACCAGATACCTACCAGAACAAAGAACTCACTGAGAATAATGGTGAGACTTTCCCAGGAGCTACTGGCAAAGAGCGGCATATAGATGCCAATATTATCACCGCCATTGGCAAAGGTGATGGCCGCTACCCCGTAGGTTTGGGGAGAGAGCAAGCCGCCGAAGGGTTTTCCCTCTACCAGGGACAGATTTTCTGCCTCCTCGTCATCGTCCTCCTGATTGAGTAACCGACTCGCTCCCAGAAGAATGGGCACTAATCCCAGCAAACCGATCCAGGGCCGGGGAAACAGCATCCTTCCAATAAAGCCGGGCAGACTGGCTAACACCAGAGCCGTAAACCCGAGGTATTGGCCTGCTACGATTTGCCGACGACGAAGCCCGGCATTGACTTGGGTAAAAAAGAGTAACAGGATCAGGATGTCATCAAGATTGGTGGCGCAAAAGGCCGAGATACCGGTGGGAATTGCTGTTAAAAAACCGAGTTCATTCATGGGGTTGAGCACTTTAATCTTGGTAGGAACGGAGGGTGGAGGTCGCAAGAAGGGCTTCTTCCTGGCGCACAAATTGGTCGTGCATTTCGTGAATATGGCGTTGCATCCGTCGGGCCAGACCGGGAAAACGTAGACGCTGAATGGTAAACCAACCACAGGTCACTGCTAGGTAAAGCATGAAGAGGTAAGGGAAAAAGCTATAGGGGGCTTCGGGAACAGGAAAGAGGGGACTACCTTCAATGCCGATACTGCCTAACAAGGGAAGCATCATAAAGAGGACGGCGGCCGCAGAGATTCCCAGATCGCGACGTTTGAGTTTATTGATCTTGTAGAGATAGACCGGAGCGGCAATGGAAATCAGCATATACACCGTCAGAAACCCATAGCTGGCGATCGCGCCGAGATAGCCCATGCTGTCAAAGAGCTTGACCCCATTGAAGGCCATCGCGGTGGGAACGGAGAACAGAATCAAAGAACAGAGAGTAACGGCATTGTGGGGGGTACGATTGGCGGCATGGGTCGAACCCAGGGAGGCGTGAAACAAACCATGACGAGCCATCATGAAGAAGATCCGGGCCGCCGGGTTAATACTACCCAACACGCAGGCAAAGAAGCTAAAGAGAGCGCCAATGGCCACCAACTCTCCCAGGAATCCGACTCCCGCTTGCTGAGAGAGGAAGGTCAACGGCGTTTCAGAATCGGTGATGGCCATGCCCGTGTCCCGGAAGCCCAAAATCTCAATATAGGCTGTGCTGACAAAGAAGAAACCGGCTAAAACCACACTACCCAGTAGTGCCCGAGGGATGGTTTTTAAAGGACTCTTGGCCTCATCTCCGAGGGAAGTGGCACTTTCAAAGCCGGAAAAGCCAAACATAACCAGAACGAGGCCCATGGCTACCTGACCAGGCTTCACATCCTGCAACGTTAACTGGGCCATATCTAGGGCAAATCCCTGGTGGGCCCAGATAATCAGCGCCAAGGCCACGATCAGCACCAGGGAAATCCCTTCTAGCCAGAGCATTGCCACTGCCGATAATTGAATATCTTTGTAGGCGGCATACCAAGCAATCCCCGCGCCAATGGCCAGAAGGGTAATACTAGCGGGATGAAGGCCCCAGTGCCCTAACAAGGTGGTACTAAAATTTGCCAAACCGCACAGCACAGACATTCCAGTAAAGAGATAAGCCAGCACCAGGCTCCAACCGCAAATAACACCGGCCATCGGGCCAAGGCCCTGGGCAATGTAGGAATAGAGGGAACCGGGAGAAGCCGAACGGCTAGCAAACTGGTTGATGTTGAGGCTGACCAAAACTAGGCCGATCAAACCGAGGGTAAAACTCAGCCAGGTACCATTCCCAGCAAGCGCCACAATCAAGCCCAGGTTAGACGCCGGAATCGTCGTTGGTGCAATGACCGCAAAGGATTGGGCAAGCACTTCTCCAAAGGACAAACAATTAGGCTTTAGTCCATGGGCACTGCGAGTGGTA contains:
- a CDS encoding cadmium resistance transporter, yielding MNELGFLTAIPTGISAFCATNLDDILILLLFFTQVNAGLRRRQIVAGQYLGFTALVLASLPGFIGRMLFPRPWIGLLGLVPILLGASRLLNQEDDDEEAENLSLVEGKPFGGLLSPQTYGVAAITFANGGDNIGIYMPLFASSSWESLTIILSEFFVLVGIWCYAAYQLTKIKVLAENLTRYGNLLVPFVLIALGILILIDSHTLENRGLTVLTLIVGGCGLLSLLRSSEVPILASKKE
- a CDS encoding APC family permease, translating into MTSLPSTTRSAHGLKPNCLSFGEVLAQSFAVIAPTTIPASNLGLIVALAGNGTWLSFTLGLIGLVLVSLNINQFASRSASPGSLYSYIAQGLGPMAGVICGWSLVLAYLFTGMSVLCGLANFSTTLLGHWGLHPASITLLAIGAGIAWYAAYKDIQLSAVAMLWLEGISLVLIVALALIIWAHQGFALDMAQLTLQDVKPGQVAMGLVLVMFGFSGFESATSLGDEAKSPLKTIPRALLGSVVLAGFFFVSTAYIEILGFRDTGMAITDSETPLTFLSQQAGVGFLGELVAIGALFSFFACVLGSINPAARIFFMMARHGLFHASLGSTHAANRTPHNAVTLCSLILFSVPTAMAFNGVKLFDSMGYLGAIASYGFLTVYMLISIAAPVYLYKINKLKRRDLGISAAAVLFMMLPLLGSIGIEGSPLFPVPEAPYSFFPYLFMLYLAVTCGWFTIQRLRFPGLARRMQRHIHEMHDQFVRQEEALLATSTLRSYQD